AGTCAATTTATTTTTGATTACGGCCAACACCAAAGATGGCTTTCAGTTAACCAAACATCCAACGAATTCTTAAAACACATTTTTTTCCTATCCACGCAAAACTATTTTCAACAATCACTCTCAGGAGGAAACCATGAAGTTTGGCTATGTTTTTTTGCTGATTTTTTTTGCGAGTTTTGTTCAGGCTTGCGCGCCAGGACATCATTTAGCTTTTGAGCAATTTCAGTCGCCGCATTCTGGGACGGTGCTCTCTGTTCAAGGCTATGTCATCAAGTCGAATTCTGATACCGCCGCGCTTCAGCAAAATTGGATGAATTTGGCGGAAAAAATGAGCCGGAAACCCGGATTTATTTCGTGTCATTTAAGTCCAGGAATTGGCGAATCGACACTTTGGCTGGCGCACAGCAAATGGGAAAATTTGGAAGCTTTGCGAAACGCATTTGCAGATCCAATAATCCTGAAATTAGAAGAAAAATTACCCAATAAATTTGAGCACCTGTTTTCGTTAGGCGAAAAAGGAGCTTTTGATAGGAAACGCCAATGAAGTTTTTGCTTAGAAAGAAATTTTAGAAGGAAACAGAATGACAAAATTGAGTGCATCACAACAAAAGCTGTTGAAAGGATTTCACATGATTTTCGCGGGGCTGTGGCTATCGTGTGTGATTGTTTTGGGGCTGCTGCCCATCATTTCGGCGCAGATTACCAATGGCGATGAAATTTACATGTATAACCTTGCTTACCATTTTATCGACATGCTGATTCTTACGCCAGCGGCTATCCTAACATTTCTGACCGGACTTGTTTATTCGATTTTCACTGCGTGGGGATTTGCTCGCCATGGATGGATTCTATACAAATGGATTGTCACGCTGCTCATTATCGTCGTTGGGACTGTGTACCTTGGCCCAATGGTCACCGACCTTTTAGCCATTTCAGACGCAAAAAGAGCAGCGGCTTTGCAAGATCCCTATTATCATCGCGGCCACACGATTGGGCTTTACGCAGCCATCATCAATTCCGCATTGCTAATTAGCGCCGTGTTTTTCTCGATTTATAAACCGTGGAAAAATCTCAAAAAGTGAAAAAGTGCGCAGAAAAAAGTAACCGCGCGCTCACAAGAAGTATTCAGGGCAACTTTTTTTTGGTTGCCCTTTTGCTTATTTGGCCAAGAGAAAAACAAAAATTCGTCCCTTAAAGCTTATTTTAGAAACCGAAAAATGCACAAACGAAAAACACAAGTTGGCTTGGCAACGAAAAAAAAACTGTTAGGAACATGAACTGGAACGAAGCCTTCCAAGCGCGCAACCAAATCAGGGCGCACTTGAAAGAAAAAAGAAAACAACTTACAACTGAACAATGGCGAAAAAAAAGCGAAAAAGTGTTTGAAAACTTGAAATTAAGTCAGGAACTTGTCGCTGCAAAAACCGTTCATTGTTACATTTCCAGTGAAAAAAACCGTGAGGTAGATACAACAGCGATAGTCAATTGGTTAATTGAACATCAAAAAAAAGTGCTTGTCCCGTTTGTTGCGGGAAACGATATGTACGCATCCGAATTTGACACAAACACCAAACTGACCGATGGCCAGTTTGGCATTCAAGAACCCATTGGGGCAATGCAAGCAGACGAATCGGCCTTGTCGCTTGTCTTGATGCCGCTGCTTGCTGTAGATAGAAAAGGAAATCGGCTGGGTTATGGAAAAGGCTTCTATGATAGATTTCTGGTTCGGCTGAAAAAAAATCACATTTCACCTTTGAAAATTGGCATCGCGTTTGACTTTCAAGTGATTGAAGCGCTGCCAACCGTGCTGCTTGAAAACCACGACGATGTCCCCCTCGATGCGGTGATAACCGATACAGACAGAATAACCTTCAACGCTCTCGTTTAAACACGCTGGCGTAGCGAAGCCGTAAAAAGTTCTTCTAATTTAAAATCAACATCTCCATGCCTTTATCACCAAAAGAAGACGTGACACTTGAACGCGAAGAGCCCATTATTGCTGAGCCTATCCAAGAACTTGATAGGCAGGAACACTTTATCAACCGCGAGTTGAGTTGGATCGAATTCAACAAGCGGGTTCTACATGAAGCGCTCTCCGAAAGCCATCCGCTGCTGGAACGCGCGAAATTCATCTCAATTTTTAGCTCCAATCTCGATGAATTTTTCATGATTCGCGTGGCTGGTTTGGAAGGCCAATATGAAGCCGGCGTTGCCGAAACCTCTATCGATGGCCTCACGCCGCTTCAGCAATTGGAAAAAATCAAGCAAGAAGTGGAATTGTTGCTGGAAAAGCGCAACGAGTGCTTTTATCAAGACATTGCCAAAAAATTAGAACAGGAAAACATTCATTTTTACAAATACGCCTTGCTTTCGCCGGAGCAGCAGAAAGCCGTTTCCGCTTATTTTGATAAGGAAATTTTTCCTGTTCTAACACCGCTTGCGTTCGATCCGGGTCATCCATTTCCATACGTTTCAAACTTGTCGCTTTCTTTGGCAATTCAGCTGAAGGGCGAAAACAGCACCACACGCTTTGCGCGCGTCAAAGTCCCAACCACACTTCCGCGACTTGTGCGGCTGGACTGCATTGCGGGCATTGAACTCAAACCTGGCGAAATTGGCTTGCTTTGGCTTGAAGATGTGATTTCTGGAAATTTGGAAAAACTTTTTTCCGATGTGGAAATTTTGGAAGTGCATCCGTTTCGCGTGACACGCGATGCCGATATCGAAATCGAAGAAGACGAAGCCGGCGATTTGCTTGAAACCATCGAAAAAGGCATTCGCCAACGCCGCTACGGCTCAGTGGTTAAATTGGATATTAATCCAGAAATGCCTGCCAATTTAAAGCGCATTTTGATGGAAAATTTGCGCGTTCCAGAACGCCGTGTCTATAAAATTAGCCACGCGCTCGATCTGAGCAAACTCATGGAATTGATGAAAATCAATCGCCCGAATCTGAAGGATTCGTCTTTTGTTCCTCGCGAAGTGATTGATCGGGAAAATGGAACCATTTTCTCCGAAATTCGGCGCAAAAACATTTTGCTTTATCATCCTTACGATTCGTTTCAGCCGGTCGTTGATTTTATTCAGCAAGCAGCCGCCGATCCTGATGTGCTTGCCATCAAGCAAACTCTTTATCGTGTAGGCAGCCAATCGCCAGTTGTTAAAGCGCTGATAGAAGCCGCCGAACGCGGCAAGCAGGTTGCCGTTTTGGTAGAACTAAAAGCGCGTTTCGATGAAGAAAACAATATCGTGTGGGCAAAAGCGTTAGA
Above is a window of Chloroherpeton thalassium ATCC 35110 DNA encoding:
- a CDS encoding antibiotic biosynthesis monooxygenase family protein, producing MKFGYVFLLIFFASFVQACAPGHHLAFEQFQSPHSGTVLSVQGYVIKSNSDTAALQQNWMNLAEKMSRKPGFISCHLSPGIGESTLWLAHSKWENLEALRNAFADPIILKLEEKLPNKFEHLFSLGEKGAFDRKRQ
- a CDS encoding 5-formyltetrahydrofolate cyclo-ligase; this encodes MNWNEAFQARNQIRAHLKEKRKQLTTEQWRKKSEKVFENLKLSQELVAAKTVHCYISSEKNREVDTTAIVNWLIEHQKKVLVPFVAGNDMYASEFDTNTKLTDGQFGIQEPIGAMQADESALSLVLMPLLAVDRKGNRLGYGKGFYDRFLVRLKKNHISPLKIGIAFDFQVIEALPTVLLENHDDVPLDAVITDTDRITFNALV
- the ppk1 gene encoding polyphosphate kinase 1 translates to MPLSPKEDVTLEREEPIIAEPIQELDRQEHFINRELSWIEFNKRVLHEALSESHPLLERAKFISIFSSNLDEFFMIRVAGLEGQYEAGVAETSIDGLTPLQQLEKIKQEVELLLEKRNECFYQDIAKKLEQENIHFYKYALLSPEQQKAVSAYFDKEIFPVLTPLAFDPGHPFPYVSNLSLSLAIQLKGENSTTRFARVKVPTTLPRLVRLDCIAGIELKPGEIGLLWLEDVISGNLEKLFSDVEILEVHPFRVTRDADIEIEEDEAGDLLETIEKGIRQRRYGSVVKLDINPEMPANLKRILMENLRVPERRVYKISHALDLSKLMELMKINRPNLKDSSFVPREVIDRENGTIFSEIRRKNILLYHPYDSFQPVVDFIQQAAADPDVLAIKQTLYRVGSQSPVVKALIEAAERGKQVAVLVELKARFDEENNIVWAKALEKVGVHVVYGLLGLKTHSKIALVVRREQDGLRRYVHLGTGNYNPSTAKIYTDYSFFTCDEELGADASDLFNYLTGYSKRKHYRRLIVSPFNTRNRIIDMIQREIEQQRKHGNGHIIMKMNSLVDPKTIKSLYRASQEGVQIDLIVRGICSLKPKLAGLSENIRVISIVGRFLEHSRAFYFHNNGKDEIYLGSADMMQRNLDRRVETLFPILDEALRRRIKTDLELMLKDNKKAWELDADGCYRKQTIEGIEIDSQHLLLTNDSSQEVIKKTTSV